Proteins from one Triticum aestivum cultivar Chinese Spring chromosome 7A, IWGSC CS RefSeq v2.1, whole genome shotgun sequence genomic window:
- the LOC123154677 gene encoding cortical cell-delineating protein, producing MAPSKLALFLALNLVLLAAAQGCGPSCPPVVPTPPILPPPVPSTGGGSCSINTLKLGVCANVLNLLKLKIGVPANEECCPLLGGLADLDAAVCLCTAIKANILGIKLDVPIDLVLLLNQCGKKCRSDFTCPI from the coding sequence ATGGCGCCCTCCAAGCTCGCCCTCTTCCTCGCCCTGAACCTGGTGCTCCTTGCCGCCGCTCAGGGCTGCGGACCCAGCTGCCCACCGGTCGTCCCTACCCCGCCGATCCTCCCACCGCCCGTGCCGTCGACCGGCGGGGGCAGCTGCTCAATCAACACGCTGAAGCTGGGCGTGTGCGCCAACGTGCTGAACCTGCTGAAGCTCAAGATCGGTGTGCCGGCGAATGAGGAGTGCTGCCCGCTCCTGGGCGGGCTCGCCGACCTCGACGCCGCTGTGTGCCTCTGCACCGCCATCAAGGCCAACATCCTCGGGATCAAGCTCGACGTCCCCATCGatctcgtcctcctcctcaaccaGTGCGGCAAGAAGTGCCGCTCCGACTTCACCTGCCCCATCTGA